In Helicobacter pylori, a single genomic region encodes these proteins:
- a CDS encoding amino acid ABC transporter permease, with amino-acid sequence MALDWDFMFHSIPMFLKGLELTLYISFFGILLSLLVGFLCAIVLYFKTRFISPVVYIYGEIARNTPLLIQLFFLYYGLNEIGLSALECAILALGFLGGGYMSQSFLLGFKSLASIQRESALSLGFGPLKMMYYIILPQSLSVSMPSIGANVIFLLKETSVVGAIALTDIMFVAKDFIGIYYKTTESLLMLSLTYLIALLPLSALFVILERSFKKKVA; translated from the coding sequence ATGGCATTAGATTGGGATTTTATGTTTCACTCCATCCCTATGTTTCTTAAGGGGTTAGAACTCACGCTTTATATTTCTTTCTTTGGGATTTTGCTCTCTCTTTTGGTGGGGTTTTTGTGCGCGATCGTTTTGTATTTTAAAACGCGCTTTATCTCTCCTGTCGTCTATATCTATGGCGAAATCGCCAGGAACACGCCCCTACTCATCCAGCTTTTCTTTTTGTATTACGGGTTGAATGAAATCGGTTTGAGCGCTTTAGAGTGCGCGATTTTAGCGTTAGGGTTTTTGGGTGGGGGGTATATGAGTCAAAGTTTTTTGCTTGGGTTTAAAAGCTTGGCTTCCATTCAAAGAGAAAGCGCTTTGAGTTTAGGGTTTGGCCCTTTGAAAATGATGTATTATATTATTCTGCCTCAAAGCTTGAGCGTTTCCATGCCTTCCATAGGGGCGAATGTGATTTTTTTACTCAAAGAAACTTCGGTGGTGGGCGCGATAGCCCTAACCGATATCATGTTTGTGGCGAAAGATTTTATTGGCATTTATTACAAAACGACTGAAAGCCTGTTGATGTTGAGCCTCACTTATTTGATCGCTTTGCTCCCTTTGAGCGCTTTGTTTGTGATCTTAGAGCGTTCTTTTAAAAAGAAAGTGGCTTAA
- the hofH gene encoding outer membrane beta-barrel protein HofH, whose protein sequence is MKKASQVLFFGAFLSSSLQGFEAKLNGFVDQSSTIGFNQHKINKERGIYPMQQFATIAGYLGLGFSLLPKKVSDHVLKGKIGGMVGSIFYDGTKKFEDGSVAYNLFGYYDGFMGGYTNILQTDSLETQNMKHNKNVRNYVFSDAYLEYAYKNYFEIKAGRYLSTMPYKSGQTQGFQVSGQYKHARLTWFSSFGRAFAYGSFLMDWFAARTTYSGGFTKNDNGGYDSHGRKVLYGTHAVQLTYKPHRFLIEGFYYLSPQIFNAPGVKIGWDSNPNFSGTGFRSDTAVIGFFPIYYPWMIVKSNGSPVYRYDTPATQNGQNLIIRQRFDINNYNVSIAFYKVFQNANGWIGNMGNPSGVIMGSNSVYAGFTGTALKRDAATIFLSCGGTHFAKKFTWKFATQYSNSVVSWEARAMISLGYKFTEYLSGSVDLAYYGVYTNKGFKPGENGPVPKDFPALYSDRSALYTALVASF, encoded by the coding sequence ATGAAAAAGGCAAGTCAGGTTTTATTCTTTGGGGCATTTTTAAGCTCTTCTTTGCAAGGTTTTGAAGCCAAGCTCAACGGCTTTGTGGATCAATCCAGCACGATCGGTTTTAACCAGCATAAAATCAATAAAGAAAGAGGCATCTACCCTATGCAGCAATTCGCAACGATTGCGGGCTATTTAGGGCTTGGTTTTAGCCTGTTACCCAAAAAGGTTTCAGATCATGTTCTAAAAGGCAAAATAGGGGGCATGGTGGGATCTATTTTCTATGACGGCACGAAGAAGTTTGAAGACGGATCTGTGGCTTACAACCTCTTTGGTTATTACGATGGGTTCATGGGGGGCTATACGAATATCTTACAAACCGATAGCCTTGAGACACAGAATATGAAACACAACAAAAATGTCCGCAATTATGTCTTTAGCGATGCGTATTTAGAATACGCTTATAAGAATTATTTTGAAATAAAAGCCGGACGCTATTTATCCACTATGCCTTATAAAAGCGGTCAAACGCAAGGCTTTCAAGTTTCTGGGCAATACAAGCATGCGCGCTTGACTTGGTTTAGCTCTTTTGGGAGGGCGTTCGCTTACGGTTCGTTTTTAATGGATTGGTTTGCCGCTAGGACCACTTATAGCGGAGGCTTTACCAAAAACGATAATGGAGGTTATGATAGCCATGGGCGAAAGGTGCTTTATGGCACGCATGCGGTGCAACTCACCTATAAACCTCATCGTTTCCTCATAGAAGGCTTTTATTACCTTTCGCCTCAAATCTTTAACGCTCCAGGCGTTAAGATTGGTTGGGACTCTAACCCCAATTTTAGCGGCACAGGCTTTCGCTCTGATACGGCTGTCATAGGGTTTTTCCCCATTTACTACCCTTGGATGATCGTTAAATCCAATGGAAGCCCAGTCTATAGATACGACACGCCTGCCACTCAAAACGGGCAAAACCTCATTATCCGCCAACGCTTTGACATCAACAATTACAATGTTTCCATCGCCTTTTATAAAGTCTTTCAAAACGCTAATGGTTGGATAGGCAACATGGGGAATCCAAGCGGTGTGATCATGGGGAGTAACAGCGTCTATGCGGGTTTTACAGGCACAGCCCTTAAAAGAGACGCCGCTACCATTTTCCTTTCTTGTGGCGGCACTCATTTTGCCAAAAAATTCACATGGAAATTCGCCACACAATACTCCAATTCAGTAGTTTCTTGGGAAGCGAGAGCGATGATCTCTTTAGGTTATAAATTCACTGAATATTTGAGCGGCAGCGTGGATCTTGCGTATTATGGCGTGTATACTAACAAAGGCTTTAAACCGGGTGAAAACGGGCCTGTGCCTAAAGACTTCCCCGCCCTTTATTCTGACAGGAGCGCGTTATACACGGCCCTAGTAGCATCTTTTTGA
- a CDS encoding amino acid ABC transporter ATP-binding protein: MSAILETKGLKKTYQNHLVLDGINFTLNKGEVAVILGPSGCGKSTFLKCLNGLEKIDEGEILFENTNLNTPTTNWNQMRQKIGMVFQNYELFPHLNVLDNILLAPLKVQKRSKDEVISQAVELLKRVGLEHKQQAYPKELSGGQKQRVAIVRSLCMRPKIMLFDEVTASLDPEMVKEVLEVILELATTGMSMVIVTHEMKFAQKIASKIVFFDSGKIAEENSAKEFFNNPKSQRAQKFLETFHFLGSC; this comes from the coding sequence ATGAGCGCGATTTTAGAAACCAAAGGGTTAAAAAAAACCTATCAAAACCATTTGGTTTTAGACGGCATTAATTTCACTTTGAATAAGGGTGAAGTGGCAGTGATTTTAGGGCCTAGCGGGTGCGGGAAAAGCACTTTTTTAAAATGCCTAAACGGGCTTGAAAAGATTGATGAAGGTGAAATCCTTTTTGAAAACACTAACCTTAATACGCCAACCACTAACTGGAATCAAATGCGCCAAAAAATAGGCATGGTGTTTCAAAATTATGAATTGTTCCCGCATTTAAATGTGTTAGATAATATCTTACTCGCCCCCTTAAAAGTGCAAAAACGATCCAAAGATGAGGTCATTTCTCAAGCCGTAGAGCTTTTAAAGCGAGTGGGTTTGGAGCATAAACAACAAGCTTACCCTAAAGAATTGAGCGGCGGGCAAAAGCAGCGAGTAGCCATCGTGCGTTCTTTGTGCATGCGGCCAAAAATCATGCTCTTTGATGAAGTAACCGCCTCTTTAGACCCTGAAATGGTTAAAGAAGTTTTAGAAGTGATTTTAGAATTAGCCACAACGGGCATGAGCATGGTGATTGTAACGCATGAAATGAAATTCGCGCAAAAAATCGCTAGCAAAATCGTGTTTTTTGATAGCGGTAAGATCGCTGAAGAAAATAGTGCCAAAGAGTTTTTTAATAACCCTAAATCTCAAAGAGCGCAAAAATTTTTAGAAACTTTCCATTTTTTAGGGAGCTGTTAA
- a CDS encoding MFS transporter, whose amino-acid sequence MLRKNILAYYGANFLLIIAQSLPHAILTPLLLSKGLSLSEILLVQTFFSFCVLVAEYPSGVLADLMSRKNLFLVSNAFLIASFSFVLFFDSFILMLLAWGLYGLYSACSSGTIEASLITDIKENKKDLSRFLAKNNQITYLGMIIGSSLGSFLYLKVHAMLYIVGIFLIMLCALTIIIYFKEKEGDFKSQKSLKLLKEQVKGSLKELKDNPKLKILLVGHLITPIFFMSHFQMWQAYFLKQGVKEQYLFMFYIAFQVISILIHFLKASSYSQKIALSSLLVLLGVSPLLLSNIPYCFIGVYALMVAFFAYMSYCLGYQFSKFVSKNNISSLSSLLSSCVRVVSVLVLSLSSLELRYFSPLTIITMHFALTLLILFFFLYKAKPFDE is encoded by the coding sequence ATGTTAAGAAAAAACATTTTAGCTTACTATGGGGCGAATTTTCTCTTAATCATCGCTCAAAGCTTGCCCCATGCGATTTTAACCCCCTTGTTGCTTTCTAAAGGGCTTAGTTTGAGTGAAATCTTGCTCGTGCAAACCTTTTTTAGTTTTTGCGTGCTGGTGGCTGAATACCCGAGCGGTGTTTTAGCGGATTTGATGAGCCGGAAAAACCTATTCCTGGTTTCTAACGCCTTTTTAATCGCTAGTTTTTCGTTTGTGCTGTTTTTTGATAGTTTTATCCTCATGCTTTTAGCGTGGGGGTTGTATGGTTTGTATAGCGCATGCTCTAGCGGCACGATTGAAGCTTCACTCATCACAGACATTAAAGAAAATAAAAAGGATTTGTCCCGGTTTTTAGCCAAAAACAATCAAATTACTTATTTAGGCATGATTATAGGGAGTTCTTTGGGGTCGTTTTTGTATCTCAAAGTCCATGCGATGCTGTATATTGTGGGGATTTTTTTAATCATGCTCTGTGCGCTAACGATCATCATTTATTTTAAAGAGAAAGAAGGGGATTTTAAAAGCCAAAAAAGTTTGAAACTCCTTAAAGAGCAAGTCAAAGGCAGTCTTAAAGAGCTTAAAGATAACCCCAAGCTTAAAATTTTGTTAGTGGGGCATTTGATTACGCCCATCTTTTTTATGAGCCATTTTCAAATGTGGCAAGCGTATTTTCTAAAACAAGGCGTTAAAGAGCAATACCTTTTTATGTTCTATATCGCTTTTCAAGTGATTTCTATCCTCATTCATTTTTTAAAAGCCTCTAGTTATAGCCAAAAAATCGCCTTGAGTTCGCTTTTGGTGTTACTGGGCGTTAGCCCCTTATTGCTTAGCAATATCCCTTATTGTTTCATAGGGGTGTATGCACTCATGGTGGCGTTTTTTGCTTACATGAGTTATTGCTTGGGGTATCAATTCTCCAAATTCGTTTCCAAAAACAACATTTCATCGCTCTCATCGCTTTTATCAAGCTGTGTGCGCGTGGTCTCTGTGCTAGTTTTATCGCTTAGCAGTCTGGAACTGCGTTACTTCTCGCCCCTAACTATCATAACCATGCATTTTGCTCTAACGCTTCTCATTCTCTTTTTCTTTTTGTATAAGGCTAAGCCGTTTGATGAGTGA
- a CDS encoding adenosine monophosphate-protein transferase translates to MHLDRQSLEKAKYLIQSGLIDTIEVGTIKGLQEIHRFLFEGLHEFAGKIRDKNISNFRFANCLYLDLILPRIESMPQNNFNQIIEKYVEMNIAHPFLEGNGRATRIWLDLLLKKELKKIVLWERIDKAAYLSAMERSPVNDLEIKTLLKKHLSSNTNDPLTLIKGITQSYYYEGL, encoded by the coding sequence ATGCATTTAGACAGGCAGAGTTTAGAAAAAGCCAAATATTTGATCCAAAGCGGTCTGATTGACACCATAGAAGTAGGCACAATCAAGGGCTTGCAAGAAATCCATCGGTTTTTATTTGAAGGGCTGCATGAATTTGCCGGGAAAATCAGGGATAAAAATATTTCGAATTTCAGGTTCGCTAACTGCTTGTATTTGGATTTGATTTTACCCAGAATTGAGAGCATGCCGCAAAATAATTTCAATCAAATCATAGAAAAATATGTGGAAATGAATATCGCCCACCCTTTTTTGGAGGGTAATGGCAGAGCGACTAGGATATGGCTTGATTTGTTGCTTAAAAAGGAATTGAAAAAAATCGTGCTTTGGGAAAGGATTGATAAAGCCGCTTATTTGAGCGCAATGGAAAGGAGTCCTGTGAATGATTTGGAAATCAAAACGCTTTTAAAAAAGCATTTGAGTTCTAATACCAACGATCCCTTAACTCTCATTAAAGGCATCACGCAGTCGTATTATTATGAAGGGCTTTGA
- a CDS encoding NAD(P)/FAD-dependent oxidoreductase encodes MDQEILDVLIVGAGPGGIATAVECEIAGVKKVLLCEKTESHSGMLEKFYKAGKRIDKDYKKQVVELKGHIPFKDSFKEETLENFTNLLKEHRITPSYKTDIESVKKEGEYFKITTTSNTTYHAKFVVVAIGKMGQPNRPTYKIPVALSKQVVFSINDCKENEKTLVIGGGNSAVEYAIALCKTTPTTLNYRKKEFSRINEDNAKNLQEVLNNNTLKSKLGVDIESLEEDGTQIKVNFTDNTSESFDRLLYAIGGSTPLEFFKRCSLELDPSTNIPVVKENLESNNIPNLFIVGDILFKSGASIATALNHGYDVVQEIAKRLRS; translated from the coding sequence ATGGACCAAGAAATTTTAGACGTATTGATAGTGGGTGCAGGGCCTGGGGGCATTGCCACGGCCGTAGAATGCGAAATAGCCGGCGTTAAAAAAGTGCTTTTATGCGAAAAAACCGAAAGCCATTCAGGCATGTTGGAAAAGTTTTATAAAGCCGGTAAAAGGATTGATAAAGATTATAAAAAGCAAGTCGTAGAGCTTAAAGGGCATATCCCTTTTAAAGACAGCTTTAAAGAAGAAACTTTAGAGAATTTCACCAACCTTTTAAAAGAGCACCGCATCACGCCAAGCTATAAAACCGATATTGAGAGCGTGAAAAAAGAGGGCGAATACTTTAAAATCACCACCACTTCTAACACAACCTATCATGCTAAATTCGTGGTGGTTGCGATCGGGAAAATGGGCCAGCCAAACCGCCCTACTTACAAAATCCCTGTCGCGCTCTCCAAACAAGTGGTTTTTAGCATCAACGATTGTAAGGAAAATGAAAAAACCCTTGTGATCGGCGGAGGCAACTCAGCGGTGGAATACGCCATTGCTTTGTGCAAAACCACCCCTACCACCCTCAATTACCGCAAAAAAGAATTCAGCCGCATCAATGAAGACAACGCTAAAAACTTGCAAGAAGTCCTAAACAACAACACGCTTAAAAGCAAGCTTGGAGTGGATATTGAAAGCCTAGAAGAAGATGGCACTCAAATTAAGGTGAATTTCACCGATAACACAAGCGAGAGTTTTGATCGCTTGCTGTATGCGATCGGAGGCTCTACCCCTTTAGAGTTTTTTAAACGCTGTTCTTTAGAATTAGATCCTAGCACCAATATCCCTGTAGTGAAAGAAAATTTAGAGAGCAACAATATCCCTAATTTATTCATCGTGGGCGATATTTTATTCAAATCAGGAGCGAGCATCGCTACCGCTTTAAATCATGGCTATGATGTTGTGCAAGAAATCGCTAAAAGGTTGCGATCTTAA
- a CDS encoding glucose-6-phosphate isomerase, whose amino-acid sequence MLTQLKTYPKLLKHYEEIKEMHMRDWFSKDKERASRYFVQLESLSLDYSKNRLNDTTLKLLFELANDCSLKEKIEAMFKGEKINTTEKRAVLHTALRSLNDAEILLDNMEVLKSVRSVLKRMRAFSDSVRSGKRLGYTNQVITDIVNIGIGGSDLGALMVCTALKRYAHPRLKMHFVSNVDGTQILDVLEKLNPASTLFIVASKTFSTQETLTNALTARKWFVERSGDEKHIAKHFVAVSTNKEAVQQFGIDEHNMFEFWDFVGGRYSLWSAIGLSIMIYLGKKNFNALLKGAYLMDEHFRNAPFESNLPVLMGLIGVWYINFFQSKSHLIAPYDQYLRHFPKFIQQLDMESNGKRISKKGETIPYDTCPVVWGDMGINAQHAFFQLLHQGTHLIPIDFIASLDKKPNAKGHHEILFSNVLAQAQAFMKGKSYEEALGELLSKGLDKDEAKDLAHHRVFFGNRPSNILLLEKISPSNIGALVALYEHKVFVQGVIWDINSFDQWGVELGKELAVPILQELEGHKSNAYFDSSTKHLIELYKDYNQ is encoded by the coding sequence ATGCTAACCCAATTAAAAACTTATCCAAAATTACTCAAACATTATGAAGAAATTAAAGAAATGCACATGCGCGACTGGTTTTCTAAAGACAAAGAGCGAGCGAGCCGTTATTTCGTGCAATTGGAAAGCTTGAGCTTGGATTATTCCAAAAACCGCTTGAACGATACCACTTTAAAGCTTCTTTTTGAATTAGCGAACGACTGCTCTTTAAAAGAAAAGATTGAAGCGATGTTTAAGGGCGAAAAAATCAACACCACCGAAAAAAGGGCCGTTTTACACACCGCCTTAAGGAGCTTGAACGACGCAGAAATCTTGCTAGACAACATGGAAGTGTTAAAAAGCGTTCGGAGCGTTTTAAAACGCATGCGAGCCTTTAGCGATAGCGTGAGGAGCGGTAAAAGATTAGGCTATACCAATCAAGTGATCACCGATATTGTCAATATCGGCATTGGGGGGTCAGATTTGGGTGCTTTAATGGTTTGCACCGCCTTAAAACGCTACGCCCACCCGAGATTAAAAATGCATTTTGTGTCTAATGTGGATGGCACGCAGATTTTAGACGTTTTAGAAAAACTCAATCCAGCCAGCACGCTTTTTATCGTGGCTTCTAAGACTTTTTCCACTCAAGAAACCTTAACCAACGCCCTAACCGCTAGAAAATGGTTTGTAGAAAGGAGCGGCGATGAAAAGCATATCGCTAAGCACTTTGTAGCGGTATCCACCAACAAAGAAGCCGTCCAACAATTTGGCATTGACGAGCATAACATGTTTGAATTTTGGGATTTTGTAGGGGGGCGTTATAGCTTGTGGTCGGCTATTGGCTTATCCATTATGATCTATTTAGGGAAGAAAAATTTTAACGCTCTTTTGAAAGGGGCGTATTTGATGGATGAGCATTTTAGAAATGCCCCTTTTGAAAGCAATTTGCCCGTTTTAATGGGATTAATCGGCGTGTGGTATATCAATTTTTTCCAATCCAAAAGCCACTTGATCGCCCCTTACGATCAGTATTTAAGGCATTTCCCTAAATTCATCCAGCAATTAGATATGGAAAGCAATGGTAAACGCATCAGCAAAAAAGGCGAAACCATCCCCTATGACACATGCCCTGTTGTTTGGGGCGATATGGGTATTAACGCTCAGCACGCCTTTTTCCAGCTCTTGCATCAAGGCACGCATTTAATCCCCATTGATTTTATCGCCTCTTTGGATAAAAAGCCTAACGCTAAAGGCCATCATGAGATTTTATTCAGCAATGTTTTAGCGCAAGCGCAAGCCTTCATGAAAGGCAAAAGTTATGAAGAAGCACTTGGGGAATTGCTTTCTAAAGGCTTAGACAAAGATGAAGCTAAAGACTTGGCCCACCACAGGGTGTTTTTTGGCAACCGCCCCTCTAATATCCTTTTATTAGAAAAGATTTCACCAAGCAATATTGGGGCGTTGGTGGCTCTTTATGAGCATAAAGTCTTTGTGCAAGGGGTTATTTGGGATATTAACAGCTTTGATCAATGGGGCGTGGAGCTTGGGAAAGAATTAGCCGTGCCGATTTTGCAAGAATTAGAAGGGCATAAAAGCAACGCTTATTTTGACAGCTCCACTAAACATTTAATAGAATTGTATAAGGATTACAACCAATAG
- the ccoS gene encoding cbb3-type cytochrome oxidase assembly protein CcoS, whose translation MNTEILTIMLVVSVLMGLVGLIAFLWGVKSGQFDDEKRMLESVLYDSTSDLNEAILQEKRQKN comes from the coding sequence ATGAATACAGAAATTTTAACCATCATGTTAGTTGTCTCAGTGCTTATGGGATTGGTAGGCTTAATAGCGTTTTTATGGGGGGTTAAAAGCGGTCAGTTTGACGATGAAAAACGCATGCTTGAAAGCGTGTTGTATGACAGCACAAGCGATTTGAACGAAGCGATTTTACAAGAAAAACGCCAAAAGAATTAA
- the gluP gene encoding glucose/galactose MFS transporter — protein sequence MQKTSNTLALGSLTALFFLMGFITVLNDILIPHLKPIFDLTYFEASLIQFCFFGAYFIMGGVFGNVISKIGYPFGVVLGFVITATGCALFYPAAHFGSYGFFLGALFILASGIVCLQTAGNPFVTLLSKGKEARNLVLVQAFNSLGTTLGPIFGSLLIFSTTKMGDNASLIDKLADAKSVQMPYLGLAVFSLLLALIMYLLKLPDVEKEMPKETTQKSLFSHKHFVFGALGIFFYVGGEVAIGSFLVLSFEKLLNLDPQSSAHYLVYYWGGAMVGRFLGSVLMNKIAPNKYLAFNALSSIVLIALAILVGGKIALFALTFVGFFNSIMFPTIFSLATLNLGHLTSKASGVISMAIVGGALIPPIQGAVTDMLTATESNLLYAYGVPLLCYFYILFFALKGYKQEENS from the coding sequence ATGCAAAAAACTTCTAACACTTTGGCGCTGGGGAGTTTAACAGCGCTATTCTTTCTAATGGGTTTTATCACGGTTTTAAACGACATTTTAATCCCACACTTAAAGCCCATTTTTGACTTGACCTATTTTGAAGCTTCACTCATTCAATTTTGCTTTTTTGGGGCGTATTTCATCATGGGAGGAGTTTTTGGGAATGTGATCAGTAAAATCGGCTACCCTTTTGGCGTGGTGCTTGGTTTTGTGATCACAGCGACGGGGTGCGCGTTGTTTTATCCGGCGGCGCATTTTGGCTCCTATGGGTTTTTTTTAGGAGCGTTGTTTATTTTAGCGAGCGGGATTGTGTGCTTACAGACTGCCGGTAATCCCTTTGTAACCTTGCTTTCTAAAGGTAAAGAAGCCAGAAACCTGGTTTTAGTCCAGGCGTTCAACTCGCTTGGCACGACTTTAGGGCCTATTTTTGGGAGCTTGTTGATTTTTAGCACGACTAAAATGGGCGATAATGCAAGTTTGATAGATAAATTAGCGGACGCTAAAAGCGTTCAAATGCCTTATTTGGGCTTAGCGGTGTTTTCGCTTCTTTTAGCGCTCATCATGTATCTTTTGAAATTGCCTGATGTGGAAAAAGAAATGCCTAAAGAAACGACGCAAAAAAGCTTGTTTTCGCACAAACACTTTGTTTTTGGGGCTTTGGGGATCTTTTTTTATGTGGGGGGAGAAGTGGCGATTGGATCATTCTTGGTGTTAAGCTTTGAAAAGCTTTTGAATTTAGACCCTCAATCAAGCGCGCATTACTTGGTGTATTATTGGGGAGGCGCGATGGTAGGGCGTTTCTTAGGCAGTGTGTTGATGAATAAAATCGCTCCTAATAAATACCTGGCTTTCAACGCCTTAAGCTCTATTGTCCTTATTGCTTTAGCCATTCTCGTTGGAGGCAAGATCGCTTTATTCGCTCTGACTTTTGTGGGCTTTTTCAACTCTATCATGTTCCCTACCATCTTTTCTTTGGCTACGCTCAATTTAGGGCATCTCACTTCTAAGGCTTCTGGGGTGATTAGCATGGCGATTGTGGGAGGAGCGTTAATCCCCCCCATTCAAGGCGCGGTTACAGACATGCTCACAGCAACCGAATCAAATTTGCTCTACGCTTATGGTGTGCCGTTGTTGTGCTATTTTTATATCCTCTTCTTTGCGCTTAAAGGGTATAAGCAAGAAGAAAACTCCTAA
- the ybeY gene encoding rRNA maturation RNase YbeY codes for MLEIDNQTPLESDFLLLEKIADVLAPTQIIELVLVSDETMREINRDLRGCDYATDVLSFPLEAIPHAPLGSVVINAPLAQTNALKLGHSLEEEIALLFIHGVLHLLGYDHEKDQGEQRQKEGELIKAFDLPLSLIERTQD; via the coding sequence ATGCTAGAAATAGACAACCAAACCCCGCTAGAATCAGACTTTTTATTATTAGAAAAAATCGCAGATGTTTTAGCCCCCACTCAAATCATTGAGCTTGTTTTGGTGAGCGATGAAACCATGCGAGAAATCAACAGGGATTTAAGGGGTTGCGATTACGCTACCGATGTTTTGAGTTTCCCTTTAGAAGCGATCCCTCACGCCCCTTTAGGGAGCGTGGTGATTAATGCGCCATTAGCTCAAACTAACGCCCTGAAATTAGGGCATAGCTTAGAAGAGGAGATCGCTCTTTTATTCATTCATGGGGTGTTGCACTTGCTAGGCTATGACCATGAAAAAGATCAAGGCGAACAACGCCAAAAAGAGGGCGAACTCATTAAAGCTTTTGACTTGCCTTTGAGTTTGATTGAACGGACGCAAGATTAG
- a CDS encoding amino acid ABC transporter permease: protein MGVLLELDNLKRLLEGFEITLLIALSSAIVSIVVGMLLGSLMAFGSKIMVLACRVYLESIRIIPLLAWLFIVYFGLASWFDLHISAVLASVIVFSLWGGAEMMDLTRGVLTSVSKHQVESALALGLDSKKVIFNIIFPQSFLSLLPSSLNLFTRMIKTTALVSLIGAIDLLKVGQQIIELNLLRMPNASFVVYGVILMFYFALCYSLSLYSSYLEKKFQYIRG, encoded by the coding sequence ATGGGAGTTTTACTAGAATTAGACAATCTTAAGCGTTTGTTAGAAGGGTTTGAGATCACCCTTTTAATCGCTCTTAGCTCTGCGATTGTTTCAATCGTTGTTGGAATGCTTTTGGGGAGTTTGATGGCGTTTGGCTCTAAAATAATGGTTTTGGCGTGTCGTGTGTATTTAGAAAGCATTCGCATTATCCCGCTTTTAGCATGGCTGTTTATCGTGTATTTTGGGTTAGCGAGCTGGTTTGATTTGCATATTAGCGCTGTTTTAGCGAGCGTTATTGTTTTTAGCTTGTGGGGTGGCGCTGAAATGATGGATTTAACCAGAGGGGTTTTAACTTCCGTGAGCAAACACCAAGTAGAAAGCGCTCTAGCTTTAGGCTTAGATTCAAAAAAGGTGATTTTTAATATTATTTTCCCTCAAAGCTTTTTGTCTTTATTGCCCTCAAGCCTTAACTTATTCACGCGCATGATTAAAACCACGGCCTTAGTCTCTCTCATTGGAGCGATTGATTTGTTGAAAGTGGGCCAGCAAATCATAGAGCTTAACCTCTTACGCATGCCTAATGCGAGCTTTGTGGTTTATGGCGTTATCTTAATGTTTTACTTTGCTTTATGCTATAGTTTGAGCCTGTATAGTTCCTATTTAGAAAAAAAATTCCAATACATTAGAGGGTAA
- a CDS encoding flavodoxin, which translates to MGKIGIFFGTDSGNAEAIAEKISKAIGNAEVVDVAKASKEQFNGFTKVILVAPTAGAGDLQTDWEDFLGTLEASDFANKTIGLVGLGDQDTYSETFAEGIFHIYEKAKAGKVVGQTPTDGYHFEASKAVEGGKFVGLVIDEDNQDDLTDERISKWVEQVKGSFA; encoded by the coding sequence ATGGGAAAAATTGGTATCTTTTTTGGGACAGACAGCGGGAACGCTGAAGCTATCGCTGAAAAAATCAGCAAGGCTATTGGTAATGCGGAAGTGGTTGATGTGGCTAAAGCTTCTAAAGAGCAATTTAATGGCTTTACAAAGGTTATTTTAGTCGCTCCAACAGCTGGTGCGGGCGATTTGCAAACAGATTGGGAAGACTTTTTAGGCACACTAGAAGCGAGCGACTTTGCGAATAAAACCATTGGGCTTGTAGGCTTGGGCGATCAAGACACTTACAGCGAGACTTTCGCAGAAGGCATTTTCCACATTTATGAAAAAGCTAAAGCCGGCAAAGTGGTAGGGCAAACTCCCACTGATGGTTATCATTTTGAAGCTTCTAAAGCGGTAGAAGGCGGTAAATTCGTGGGTCTTGTGATTGATGAAGACAATCAAGACGATCTCACTGATGAGAGGATTTCAAAATGGGTAGAACAAGTTAAAGGTTCTTTCGCTTAA